In Lolium rigidum isolate FL_2022 chromosome 7, APGP_CSIRO_Lrig_0.1, whole genome shotgun sequence, the DNA window CCGTGCCcatgctccacctccaccgcctcgTGCTGGCCCTCGACGCCCGAGCACCTCCTCTGCGCTCCTCCCACCCATTTGCACCACTTCAAAAGCTCCTGCTTCGTCGTCGGTACCCATGGTCTTGCTCCCCAACAACAAGGCCCGCGCCGAGCAGGAGGAAAGGTTTGCGACATCGTCGGCCAAACCATGTGAATCGACGCCGAGGAGCCCTAGGCACGAAGTTTGCCCCAATGGTGAGGACTAGATTTGCACCATCACCATCGCCAACCAGGCCACAACAGAGACGAGCGAGTGCGACCAGGGCCTACGCGGACGAGCTCTAGGGTGTGAATTGATGCGAATTTGGGAGAAATTTGGGCCATCGCGACCGAAGTTGACCGGATTTCAACGAAAACCCAGCAAGTTCTAGGGCGGAAGGGCACCAGCGGGAGCTGAAACTTCTGAGGGCATTTCGTCGTTCCTAAAAAAACCAACATTATCTCACCACTTAAACGTCAGATTTCAGacactttttgatttttttaatagaTTTTCAGACTTAATCGGTTTTGTTTTACCAAACAGAgccaaatttttgataaaaattAGTATTCTCGCTCATAATTTTTGTATTGATCCATGCCTGTTACAACTTTAACTTTTGTAGATTTACTGTAATGTTCTGAAAAGACTGACGAGTTTGCAATTGTCCATGCAGGGGTACGGTATGATCACTCTAGCGGCCACGCTCTCGGTACAATACCAGTCGCCCATCGGCGACATCGATTCCTCTCTCGGCCCTTCGTCGGTGCAGGTGGCCTTCTTCTATGCCTCGCTGTACCTCGTCGCCATCGCGCAGGGCGCAGACAAGCCTTGCGGCCTTGCCTTCGCCGCCGACCAGTTCGACCCTGACCACCCCAAGGAGCGTGCGTCCCGCAGCTCCCTCTTCAACTGGTGGTTCTTCTCGATGGCTGTCGGcgtcgccgtggccgtggccgttgTCAGCTACGTCCAGGAGAACGTCGGCTGGGGGTTCGGCTTCGGCATGCTCTGCGCCATCATGCTCTGCTCCTTCGCCGTCTTCCTCGTCGGCACTCCCACCTACCGTCTGTACGCGCCCAACCCCGGAGCCGAGAGCCCATTCGTGCGCCTGGCGCGCAGCCTCGCCGCGCTTCTCAGGACCTCGAACTTTGCGAAGAGACACCACCGGCATGGCGAAGAGGACGAGGATGCTGTGGCCAAGTCAGAGGAGGCGCGTGGCGTCCTGCGGCTGGTGCCGATCTGGGCGGCGTGCCTAGCTTACGGTGTGGTGTACGCTCAGGTCATGACGCTCTTCAACAAGCAGGGCCGCACCCTGGACCGGCGCATCTTCGGCGGCATAGAGCTGCCGCCGGCGGCCCTGCAGACGCTCGGGCCAGCGAGCATCCTATTGTTTGTGCCCATCTACGATCGCTTGCTGGTGCCCGCGCTGCGGTGCGCGACAGGCAACCCTTCGGGGCTGACACTTCTGCAGCGCGTGGGGACCGGCATGGCCGTCTCCTTGGCCACGGTGTTGACCGCCGCGCTGGTGGAGGCCCGGCGGCTAGAGACGGCACGCGAGCACGGCCTGGTGGACGACCCGGATGCCACTGTGCCGATGAGCTGGGTGTGGCTAGTGCCGCAGTACGGGATGATAGGGGTGGCAGACGTGTTCGCCATGGTCGGCATGCAGGAGTTCTTCTACGACCAGATGCCCAGTGAGCTGCGCAGCCTGGGGCTGGCGTTGTACCTGAGCGTCACCGGCATCGGCGGGTTCATCAGCAGCGCCCTCATCTCCTTCATCGACCGTGTcaccagcagcggcggcggcgacagctgGTTCGCGGACAACCTCAACCGTGCTCACCTTGACTACTTCTACTGGCTGCTCGCCGGCATCAGCGCCGCAGAGCTCGTGCTCTACCTCTGGTTTGCTAGGTCGTACACATACAACAACCGCAAGAGGATCATGTGAGTGCTCGGATGATCACCTGAGGTCATACACGACACACAATTGTTACACATGAACACGGCGATTGTCCTGTGCACGGGACGTCCCAAGCACGAAAGCATTAGGTTTTGTCGAGAATCATTAAGTTTCAGATATTTGAAACATAACGAAGCTTGATGTTATTTGTAGCTCAGATCTCAAAGCAAGAAACAAAGCATATCGGACGGCAACCATGTGCACGGGATGTCCCGTGCACGGTAAAATGACATTTCTGTGTAGGTAGGAGAAACAAGGAAACATAACGAAGCTTGATGTTATTTGTAGCTCAGATCTCAAAGCAAGAAACAAAGCATATCGGACGGCAACCATGTGCACGGGATGTCCCGTGCACGGTAAAATTTTCTTTTGAATCAAATTCTGTAGTAAGTTGGGATGATGCTCCACCTAGTTTTATTATTCCTTTTGTACTGGATGATGTAACTATGTTGGCTTCTAAATAAAATGCGCCGTATGGctttcccctcaaaaaaaaaaaaaacaaggaatcTGCTATTTTTTTCTTTGAAACGGATGCAAAAAAGTTAGTCCCACTTGATTAATTAAGGAGAAGCTTGATAAGTTACAACCACGCTGGATTCTCTCCAGGCAAAATTTCACTCAACTTCTTCGCACCCAGGGTTACCCAAAGTgttgcctcttttttttttttttctctaacATCCTCATCTTTGGTCCTTGCTTGTTGTGAAAGACCCGCACGGTCCTAAATCTTCCATGAAATGAGCAAAGTAAGAGAGCTCATAGCTCTACGGTTGTGGTGGGATGATCCGGCCATTTTAAGTCACAAAAAATTGAGTGACTGTCGGTCAAGTTTGCAAATCAGTCACGTGGATTCCTAGACACCTTTTGACGAGGCCCCAAAGCCGATTAGTGCATCAATAGATCCACAGAGTCATatattaaaaaaatattaaaaattcaaAGTTTACAAATCACGGATCCGTGAGGGTCAATacaaaatcaaccatcgaaaaagaAACCAAGTAATGCTATACCTAAACATCTTGCAACTTACTAATAGACTGCCAGGTAGCCCGGTAAAAAATATCCTACGCAACCATCAATAGGCGGTTGCACCTAGTAACCATACATTCATGTTGTTCCTCCGAAAAAAGGAAACTCCATAGCTGAATGCTTATTAAATCCAATGCGCagtcatatggataacctgcaaaaaaattaTAGACTC includes these proteins:
- the LOC124676865 gene encoding protein NRT1/ PTR FAMILY 5.10-like, with the protein product MAPMTDAEAPFLAGADTDDDQAPLAGVSDFRGRPVRRAASGGWRSALFVVVVEIAGSFAFFGVSANLITYLTGPLGHSNAAAASAVNAWSGTASLMPLLGAFVADSWLGRYRSIILACTLYVLGYGMITLAATLSVQYQSPIGDIDSSLGPSSVQVAFFYASLYLVAIAQGADKPCGLAFAADQFDPDHPKERASRSSLFNWWFFSMAVGVAVAVAVVSYVQENVGWGFGFGMLCAIMLCSFAVFLVGTPTYRLYAPNPGAESPFVRLARSLAALLRTSNFAKRHHRHGEEDEDAVAKSEEARGVLRLVPIWAACLAYGVVYAQVMTLFNKQGRTLDRRIFGGIELPPAALQTLGPASILLFVPIYDRLLVPALRCATGNPSGLTLLQRVGTGMAVSLATVLTAALVEARRLETAREHGLVDDPDATVPMSWVWLVPQYGMIGVADVFAMVGMQEFFYDQMPSELRSLGLALYLSVTGIGGFISSALISFIDRVTSSGGGDSWFADNLNRAHLDYFYWLLAGISAAELVLYLWFARSYTYNNRKRIM